Proteins co-encoded in one Gemmatimonas sp. UBA7669 genomic window:
- a CDS encoding SIMPL domain-containing protein gives MTTSSSSRLSLLPAALVAVGLAVGGALIGNGFSRFRTADRVVTVKGVAEREAKADLAIWPLRLVVTDDDLGRANAALERNVLQVREFLRAQGFDSTGTEITVQDFRVEDARTMGGYNNTARYIIRQTLVVRSTDVDRVQGASQRVPELVRNGVVLSSGQEYGGGGPTFVFTKLNDLKPTMIAEATARAREGAEQFAKDAASSLSGIRSASQGVFEILPRDQAMGITEESQIIKKVRVVTTVVYGLAR, from the coding sequence ATGACCACCAGCTCATCCTCTCGTCTGTCGCTGCTGCCCGCCGCCCTGGTTGCCGTGGGTCTGGCCGTCGGCGGCGCACTCATTGGCAATGGTTTCTCGCGCTTTCGCACGGCGGATCGCGTGGTCACGGTCAAGGGCGTCGCCGAACGCGAAGCCAAGGCTGATCTGGCCATCTGGCCGCTGCGTCTCGTGGTCACCGATGACGACCTGGGCCGCGCGAACGCGGCGCTCGAGCGCAACGTGCTGCAGGTGCGCGAATTCCTGCGCGCGCAGGGCTTCGACTCCACCGGCACTGAGATCACGGTGCAGGACTTCCGTGTGGAAGACGCGCGCACGATGGGCGGATACAACAACACGGCGCGCTACATCATCCGTCAGACCCTGGTCGTACGCTCGACTGATGTCGACCGCGTACAGGGCGCCAGTCAGCGCGTGCCGGAACTGGTGCGCAATGGCGTGGTGCTCTCGAGCGGTCAGGAGTACGGCGGCGGCGGCCCCACGTTTGTGTTCACCAAACTCAATGATCTCAAGCCGACCATGATCGCCGAGGCCACCGCGCGGGCACGTGAGGGAGCCGAGCAGTTTGCCAAGGACGCGGCCAGTTCGCTCAGCGGGATTCGTTCCGCCTCGCAGGGCGTTTTCGAGATTTTGCCACGTGATCAGGCCATGGGCATCACCGAGGAAAGTCAGATCATCAAAAAGGTGCGGGTCGTGACCACCGTGGTGTACGGTCTCGCACGCTGA
- a CDS encoding 16S rRNA pseudouridine(516) synthase: protein MLGARRVTHADGRVLREGATFAHDDVLVDGTPLDPPPGSVVLLHKPVGYVCSTQDRPPLVYELLPSRFVRRDPVMATVGRLDADTSGLLLLTDDGALNHQFTSPRTHLPKVYVAQLDVLPALEQLKLLEDGGLMLRGETTPLAPAVVEPCGERGVRITLTEGRYHQVRRMFAAVGAHVETLHREAFGPLPLGDLPAGEWRVLSESEVVNLRESARRLPAAVER, encoded by the coding sequence ATGCTCGGTGCGCGACGGGTCACGCATGCGGACGGGCGCGTGCTGCGTGAGGGCGCGACCTTTGCGCACGACGACGTGCTCGTGGACGGTACTCCACTTGATCCGCCACCCGGCAGTGTGGTGCTGCTGCACAAGCCCGTGGGGTATGTGTGCTCCACGCAGGACAGACCGCCGCTGGTGTATGAGCTGCTGCCATCGCGCTTTGTGCGGCGCGATCCCGTCATGGCCACGGTGGGGCGTCTTGACGCGGACACCAGCGGCCTGCTGCTGCTCACTGACGACGGCGCACTCAATCACCAATTCACGTCACCGCGCACGCATTTGCCCAAGGTGTATGTCGCGCAGCTCGATGTGCTTCCCGCACTCGAGCAGCTCAAATTGCTGGAAGACGGCGGGTTGATGTTGCGCGGCGAGACCACACCACTCGCGCCGGCTGTGGTGGAGCCCTGCGGTGAACGCGGTGTTCGCATCACGCTTACCGAAGGGCGGTACCATCAGGTGCGTCGCATGTTTGCCGCGGTGGGTGCTCATGTCGAGACCCTGCACCGCGAAGCCTTCGGGCCGTTGCCACTCGGTGACCTGCCGGCCGGCGAGTGGCGCGTGCTCAGCGAGAGCGAAGTAGTGAATCTGCGCGAGTCGGCGCGGCGTCTTCCCGCAGCAGTCGAGCGATAG
- a CDS encoding TlpA family protein disulfide reductase, translating into MPFDRARFGRWLGNLFWLALLIWAAPRCWPHVEAVIGRSARDARQPQFTVQTRDGRVLTADSLRGRVVLVNIWATWCPPCRAEMPALQQLASSHADEPFVLLGLSVDRGPAASVDAFLRERGITYPNAIIGDEVLRAFGGVRGYPTSFLLDKRGVLRHTVLGPVAPLTLRPAIARLLREDAAPTRADSLLRSR; encoded by the coding sequence GTGCCGTTCGATCGCGCCCGGTTCGGGCGTTGGCTCGGCAATCTGTTCTGGCTGGCGCTGCTGATCTGGGCGGCGCCGCGCTGCTGGCCGCACGTGGAGGCCGTCATTGGGCGCAGCGCGCGTGACGCCAGGCAGCCTCAATTCACGGTGCAGACCCGCGACGGCCGCGTGCTCACGGCCGACAGTCTGCGTGGGCGCGTGGTGCTGGTGAACATCTGGGCCACCTGGTGTCCGCCCTGTCGCGCGGAAATGCCGGCCCTGCAGCAGCTCGCGTCGTCGCATGCCGATGAACCCTTTGTGCTGCTGGGGCTCAGTGTGGATCGCGGGCCCGCAGCATCCGTCGACGCGTTTCTGCGCGAGCGTGGCATTACGTATCCCAACGCCATCATTGGCGACGAGGTGCTGCGCGCGTTTGGCGGCGTGCGCGGCTATCCCACGAGTTTCCTGCTCGACAAGCGTGGGGTGTTGCGGCACACCGTGCTGGGGCCCGTGGCACCACTCACACTGCGCCCGGCTATCGCTCGACTGCTGCGGGAAGACGCCGCGCCGACTCGCGCAGATTCACTACTTCGCTCTCGCTGA
- a CDS encoding methyltransferase, with protein MSTYREWLLAPVTVGTHRLRIASKPGVMAHGERDEAAFMLAEAIPEATAEGEPSAPQAVAAVWQCGNGLVPATAAAQGWQVRAIDRHLANVEATRRSLGANTESHIVRHAASFAVAALDVANDPSAVPTPGSVQLALIRLPTDRVSAALMIGEAFHTLAVGGRCLLAGANDEGAKPAARLLTACFGNVQVEAQHAGHRLLVATKLSATPTAAWETSPWQDPQHRQRLDGPVDPTTGAALTVWSRPGVFSWEHADEATTLLAQCLDVQPGERVIDLGCGSGALGVLAARRNAGAPVLMLDADSEALRCARWTAESAGVLTPEGPVDVRASDVAAAATQPVHVVVTNPPFHVGKATNLQVPQAFIDEAHALLLPGGRLLLVANRTLPYERLVAERFGNVRTVHDGRRFKVLAARRTESAR; from the coding sequence ATGTCCACCTATCGCGAGTGGCTGCTAGCGCCGGTCACGGTGGGGACGCACCGGCTGCGCATCGCCAGCAAGCCCGGTGTGATGGCGCATGGGGAGCGTGACGAGGCAGCCTTCATGCTTGCCGAGGCCATTCCCGAGGCAACGGCCGAGGGGGAGCCATCGGCGCCGCAAGCCGTGGCCGCCGTGTGGCAATGTGGCAATGGGTTGGTGCCAGCCACCGCCGCGGCGCAGGGTTGGCAGGTGCGTGCCATTGATCGACACCTTGCCAATGTCGAGGCCACCCGACGTTCCTTGGGCGCCAACACCGAGTCCCATATCGTCCGGCACGCGGCCAGCTTCGCGGTCGCGGCACTCGATGTCGCCAATGATCCGTCTGCGGTCCCGACACCTGGCAGCGTGCAACTCGCCCTCATACGCCTGCCCACCGATCGTGTCAGTGCAGCGCTCATGATCGGGGAGGCCTTTCACACGCTGGCCGTTGGTGGGCGCTGCTTGCTGGCCGGTGCCAACGACGAGGGCGCGAAGCCCGCGGCGCGCCTCCTGACGGCCTGCTTTGGCAACGTGCAGGTGGAAGCGCAGCACGCAGGGCATCGTTTGCTGGTGGCCACAAAACTGTCTGCCACGCCCACGGCGGCGTGGGAAACGTCGCCGTGGCAGGACCCCCAGCATCGTCAGCGCCTTGATGGGCCCGTTGATCCAACGACGGGAGCGGCGCTTACCGTGTGGTCGCGGCCCGGTGTTTTTTCCTGGGAGCACGCCGACGAGGCTACCACGCTGCTTGCGCAGTGCCTGGATGTGCAGCCGGGCGAACGCGTCATTGACCTCGGCTGTGGATCGGGTGCACTGGGTGTGTTGGCCGCGCGTCGCAATGCCGGCGCGCCGGTGCTGATGCTGGACGCCGACAGTGAAGCGCTGCGCTGCGCGCGCTGGACGGCGGAATCCGCGGGGGTGCTGACGCCAGAGGGTCCGGTGGATGTGCGGGCCAGTGATGTAGCCGCCGCGGCCACGCAGCCTGTGCATGTGGTGGTCACCAATCCGCCATTTCACGTGGGCAAGGCCACCAACCTGCAGGTACCGCAGGCGTTCATCGACGAGGCACATGCGCTCTTGCTGCCTGGTGGCCGTTTATTGCTGGTGGCCAATCGCACGTTGCCCTATGAGCGGCTCGTGGCCGAACGATTCGGCAATGTGCGCACCGTGCACGACGGGCGACGTTTCAAGGTGCTGGCCGCACGGCGCACCGAGTCGGCCAGGTGA
- the typA gene encoding translational GTPase TypA has protein sequence MEIRNVAIIAHVDHGKTTLVDKMLRQAGAFRENQVVEERVMDSNPLEKERGITILAKNTSIRWRDTKINIVDTPGHADFGGEVERILRMVDGVLLVVDAFDGPMPQTRFVLRKALELGRTPIIVINKIDRPGADPLRVHDEVLSLFIELEANEEQLDSPVVYCSAKNGISTLDLDVEAVDFEPLFETIVKTVPPPPTDAEGPFQMLVSTIDYSAYLGRLAIGRIERGKVRVGDNLTLVTPDNSVAPVRGRATKLYGYEGLERVEIEEASAGEIVQLAGFENVDIGTTLTDPGTPEALEGISVEEPTISVDFVVNNSPFAGKEGKFVTSRQLRERLYKELERNVALRVEDSDTTDAWSVSGRGELHLSILMETMRREGFEFQVSRPRVITRLGENGEKLEPFEELSIDVPEDYLGVVIEKLGPRKAEMIEMKNPGQGLVRLLYKVPARGLFGYRSEFLTDTRGTGIMHHRFLEYGPWAGPLSGRSRGVLVSMENGTIVAFALFSLQERSTLFVTPGDAVYEGMLIGENSRPGDMDVNPCKEKKLTNMRSKGADEAIVLEPPRQITLEVALEYIEDDELIEVTPGSIRLRKRMLAASDRKRVSREVKRERDRASA, from the coding sequence ATGGAAATTCGCAACGTCGCCATCATCGCGCACGTCGACCACGGGAAGACCACCCTCGTCGACAAGATGCTCCGCCAGGCTGGAGCCTTCCGCGAAAATCAGGTCGTAGAAGAACGCGTGATGGATTCCAATCCGCTCGAAAAGGAGCGGGGGATCACCATTCTCGCCAAGAACACCTCCATCCGGTGGAGGGACACGAAGATCAACATCGTGGACACGCCGGGACACGCCGACTTTGGCGGTGAGGTGGAGCGCATCCTGCGCATGGTGGACGGTGTGCTGCTCGTCGTCGATGCGTTCGACGGTCCGATGCCGCAGACGCGCTTCGTGCTGCGCAAGGCACTCGAGCTCGGTCGCACGCCCATCATCGTCATCAACAAGATCGACCGCCCCGGCGCCGATCCGCTGCGTGTGCACGATGAAGTGCTGTCGCTGTTCATCGAGCTCGAGGCCAACGAGGAGCAGCTCGACTCGCCGGTCGTGTACTGCTCGGCCAAGAACGGCATCTCCACGCTCGATCTCGATGTGGAAGCGGTAGACTTCGAGCCGCTCTTCGAGACGATCGTGAAGACCGTGCCGCCTCCGCCGACGGATGCGGAAGGCCCGTTCCAGATGCTCGTGTCCACCATCGACTACTCGGCCTATCTGGGCCGCTTGGCGATCGGGCGCATTGAGCGCGGCAAGGTGCGCGTGGGCGACAACCTCACACTGGTCACGCCCGACAACAGCGTGGCCCCGGTGCGTGGGCGCGCCACCAAGCTGTATGGCTACGAAGGCCTGGAGCGTGTGGAGATCGAGGAAGCCTCGGCGGGTGAGATCGTGCAGCTCGCCGGGTTCGAGAACGTGGACATCGGCACCACGCTCACCGATCCGGGCACGCCCGAAGCGCTCGAAGGCATCAGTGTCGAAGAGCCCACCATCAGTGTGGACTTCGTGGTGAACAACTCGCCCTTTGCCGGCAAGGAAGGCAAGTTCGTCACCTCGCGTCAGCTGCGTGAGCGCCTGTACAAGGAGCTCGAGCGCAATGTGGCGCTGCGCGTGGAAGACAGCGACACCACCGACGCCTGGAGTGTGTCGGGTCGTGGTGAGTTGCATCTCTCCATTCTCATGGAGACCATGCGCCGTGAGGGCTTCGAGTTCCAGGTCTCGCGTCCGCGTGTGATCACGCGGCTGGGTGAGAACGGCGAGAAGCTCGAGCCCTTCGAGGAACTGTCCATCGACGTGCCCGAGGATTATCTCGGCGTGGTCATCGAAAAGCTCGGTCCCCGCAAGGCCGAGATGATCGAGATGAAGAACCCGGGGCAGGGCCTCGTGCGTCTGCTGTACAAGGTCCCGGCGCGTGGTCTGTTCGGCTATCGCTCGGAGTTCCTCACGGACACGCGCGGCACAGGTATCATGCACCACCGCTTCCTCGAGTACGGGCCGTGGGCCGGTCCCCTGTCGGGGCGCTCGCGCGGCGTGCTGGTGTCCATGGAAAACGGTACCATCGTGGCCTTCGCGCTGTTCTCGCTGCAGGAGCGTTCCACGCTGTTCGTCACACCGGGTGATGCGGTGTACGAGGGCATGCTGATCGGCGAAAATTCACGTCCGGGTGACATGGACGTGAATCCCTGCAAGGAAAAGAAACTCACGAACATGCGTTCGAAGGGTGCCGACGAGGCCATCGTCCTCGAGCCGCCACGGCAGATCACGCTGGAAGTCGCCCTCGAATACATCGAGGACGACGAGCTGATCGAGGTCACCCCGGGCAGCATCCGTTTGCGCAAGCGCATGCTCGCGGCCAGTGACCGCAAGCGCGTGAGCCGCGAAGTCAAGCGCGAGCGGGATCGCGCCTCGGCCTGA
- the pdxA gene encoding 4-hydroxythreonine-4-phosphate dehydrogenase PdxA: MIRLGITLGDPRGIGPEIVGKALNDPRIAALGTSWFVLGPSGTGVAVHDDLGPWPPEADRASHGGTWVARAGALAGLAVERATRMALAGELAGMVTAPLDKYALRAGGYDYPGHTEMLSALANVPVAMMLASSRLRVVLATTHIALRDVPQAVTREALAQAYHTTARGLRDDFGIAQPRIALCALNPHAGDHGRFGSEDDELLAPVARELGMHGPFPADTVFVRAMRGEFDAVIAPYHDVGMTAIKVASFGSAVNVTLGLPFIRTSPDHGTALDIAGQGVASAESMVQAMELAHALALRRRSRGRLDR; the protein is encoded by the coding sequence GTGATCCGACTCGGCATCACGCTCGGCGATCCGCGGGGCATCGGGCCGGAGATAGTCGGCAAGGCGCTCAACGATCCGCGGATTGCGGCGTTGGGCACCTCGTGGTTTGTGCTGGGGCCTTCGGGCACCGGTGTGGCCGTGCACGACGATCTGGGACCGTGGCCGCCCGAGGCCGACAGGGCGTCCCACGGCGGGACCTGGGTGGCCCGTGCGGGCGCACTGGCCGGTTTGGCGGTGGAGCGCGCCACGCGCATGGCTCTTGCCGGTGAACTGGCCGGCATGGTCACCGCACCGCTCGACAAGTATGCGCTGCGTGCCGGCGGCTACGACTATCCCGGTCACACGGAGATGCTGTCGGCGCTGGCCAATGTGCCGGTAGCCATGATGCTGGCAAGCAGCAGGCTGCGGGTGGTACTGGCCACCACGCACATCGCACTGCGCGACGTGCCCCAGGCCGTGACACGCGAGGCGCTGGCTCAGGCCTATCACACCACGGCGCGTGGGTTGCGCGATGACTTTGGCATCGCCCAACCGCGCATTGCCCTGTGTGCGCTCAATCCGCATGCGGGCGACCATGGACGCTTCGGGAGCGAAGATGACGAGCTGCTGGCGCCGGTTGCGCGTGAGCTCGGGATGCACGGCCCGTTCCCTGCTGACACGGTGTTCGTGCGTGCCATGCGCGGCGAGTTCGATGCCGTGATTGCGCCCTACCACGATGTGGGGATGACGGCCATCAAGGTGGCCAGCTTCGGCAGCGCGGTGAATGTCACGCTGGGGCTGCCGTTCATTCGCACGTCACCCGATCACGGGACGGCGCTTGACATTGCGGGGCAGGGTGTGGCGTCGGCGGAGAGTATGGTGCAGGCGATGGAGTTGGCGCATGCTCTGGCGCTGCGGCGGAGATCGCGTGGGCGGCTAGACCGTTGA
- a CDS encoding peptidylprolyl isomerase, whose product MMYLSTRFALRCAAALAAAALVPASAGLHAQEAPAQKAPAKADTVKGLPIDGIAAIVGDKVVLVSEVLSGVNQARARGAPVTNAKELAKLEADVLQQLVDVELLVQKAELEKVEVSDLEIQNQVDDTERKARSNFKSELEFRTALREAGFGSIDEWRKMQADEARRVKLQQGIMQKLQRDGKVTAVNVSESEITEAYEAFKDKLPRKEARVGMRQIVVATRPSEAAKAKARAKIDSIHAELVKHPEDFENIAKRESMDPSNRELGGDLGWNRRGRMVPEFDRMMFALNPGVISPVVETSFGFHIIRVDRVQPAEVKARHILIRPSVDSTDEARTRLLADSIAKIWQGGGSYDSLSVKFHDDAGGEDKSIPEYPRNELPEAYRNALEGAKLNQIVGPFPIPDPGAGVNKFVVAQVTFLDEAGEFTYAEYRDRIRDQLAEERKMRRLIDSLKKQTYVSVRYNPMAQVITP is encoded by the coding sequence ATGATGTATCTCTCAACTCGTTTTGCCCTGCGTTGCGCGGCGGCGCTGGCCGCGGCCGCCCTGGTCCCGGCGTCTGCCGGGTTGCATGCGCAGGAAGCCCCCGCGCAGAAGGCGCCGGCCAAGGCGGACACCGTCAAGGGCCTGCCCATCGACGGTATTGCCGCCATTGTCGGCGACAAGGTGGTGCTGGTGTCGGAGGTGCTCTCGGGCGTCAATCAGGCCCGCGCCCGCGGCGCGCCAGTCACCAATGCCAAGGAGCTGGCCAAACTGGAGGCCGATGTGCTGCAGCAGCTCGTGGACGTGGAGCTGCTGGTGCAGAAGGCCGAGCTGGAGAAGGTCGAGGTGAGCGACCTCGAGATCCAGAATCAGGTGGACGACACCGAGCGCAAGGCACGCAGCAACTTCAAGTCGGAGCTGGAATTCCGCACCGCGCTGCGCGAGGCGGGCTTCGGTTCCATCGACGAGTGGCGCAAGATGCAGGCCGACGAGGCGCGCCGCGTGAAGCTGCAGCAGGGCATCATGCAGAAGCTGCAGCGTGACGGCAAAGTCACGGCGGTGAATGTCTCGGAATCGGAAATCACCGAGGCCTACGAGGCGTTCAAGGACAAGCTGCCGCGCAAGGAAGCGCGTGTCGGCATGCGCCAGATCGTGGTCGCCACCCGGCCCTCCGAGGCGGCCAAGGCCAAGGCGCGCGCCAAGATCGACTCCATCCACGCGGAGCTGGTCAAGCATCCCGAGGATTTCGAGAACATCGCCAAGCGCGAGTCCATGGACCCGTCCAACCGTGAGTTGGGTGGTGACCTGGGCTGGAATCGCCGCGGCCGCATGGTGCCGGAGTTCGACCGCATGATGTTTGCGCTCAATCCGGGTGTCATCAGTCCGGTGGTGGAAACGAGCTTTGGTTTTCACATCATCCGTGTCGATCGCGTGCAGCCGGCCGAAGTGAAGGCGCGCCACATTCTCATTCGCCCTTCCGTCGACTCGACCGACGAGGCGCGTACGCGACTGCTGGCCGACAGCATCGCCAAGATCTGGCAGGGTGGTGGCAGCTACGACTCCCTGAGCGTCAAGTTCCACGACGACGCCGGCGGTGAAGACAAGTCCATCCCCGAGTATCCGCGCAACGAACTGCCCGAGGCGTATCGCAACGCGCTCGAGGGCGCCAAGCTCAATCAGATCGTGGGGCCGTTTCCCATTCCGGATCCGGGCGCCGGCGTGAACAAGTTCGTGGTGGCGCAGGTCACCTTCCTCGACGAGGCGGGCGAGTTCACCTATGCCGAGTATCGCGATCGCATCCGCGACCAGTTGGCTGAGGAGCGCAAGATGCGTCGCCTCATCGACTCGCTGAAGAAGCAGACCTACGTGTCGGTGCGTTACAACCCGATGGCGCAGGTCATCACGCCCTGA
- a CDS encoding peptidylprolyl isomerase codes for MKSYRLTVLSAVAFAVACGAASNPDVAAKAGNQQLSTAKLAEILGQSQAPLEKDVARSIAELWLNYQLVGVAAAKGDSLNDPKVMQDALWSNIDNIRVKKFYDAVSAGWADKAPGTDEERYNSGEAFAARHILVKVDPGATPEQKAAAKTKAEGILKEATPANFATLAAKSDEPNAKERGGNLGLFGRGMMVPEFEKCVVATKVGEVAPTVCETSFGYHVIYRSPFKDVAAEFAPIAKQRNVAIAESTYLATMETGNDVKVENNATVKAKAIAKNPFGYTKDNAALASYKGGKLTAARFAEWVSAYPPQSQIRPQLAAAADTLVDKFIRQIVRNELVLRQADSAKFVLDTAEMSNLFLNFKNAVTQTWSQLGVEPGKLTDSTGKETDKEKIAGARIDEYFTKLVKNEVPLVEVPYPLARALQTKYPFSINEAGLDAVIEKAKSVRATADSLKAQQAPPAGAPPMGAPPAGAPPMPDTTKK; via the coding sequence ATGAAATCGTACCGTTTGACCGTGCTCAGTGCCGTCGCGTTTGCCGTCGCCTGTGGCGCGGCATCCAACCCTGACGTGGCGGCCAAGGCCGGCAATCAGCAACTCTCGACTGCCAAGCTCGCCGAGATTCTTGGCCAGTCCCAGGCTCCGCTGGAGAAGGACGTGGCCCGGTCCATCGCCGAGCTGTGGCTCAACTACCAGCTTGTGGGCGTGGCGGCCGCCAAGGGCGACTCGCTCAACGATCCCAAGGTCATGCAGGACGCGCTGTGGTCGAACATCGACAACATCCGCGTCAAGAAGTTCTACGACGCCGTCTCGGCTGGCTGGGCGGACAAGGCGCCGGGCACCGACGAGGAGCGCTACAACAGTGGCGAGGCCTTCGCGGCCCGTCACATCCTCGTGAAGGTCGATCCGGGCGCCACGCCCGAGCAGAAGGCGGCTGCCAAGACGAAGGCGGAGGGCATCCTCAAGGAAGCCACGCCAGCCAACTTCGCGACCCTCGCCGCCAAGAGCGACGAGCCCAACGCCAAGGAGCGCGGCGGCAACCTCGGCCTCTTCGGCCGCGGCATGATGGTGCCGGAGTTCGAGAAGTGCGTCGTGGCCACCAAGGTCGGCGAAGTCGCGCCCACCGTGTGTGAGACCTCGTTCGGCTACCACGTCATCTACCGCTCGCCGTTCAAGGACGTGGCGGCGGAGTTCGCGCCCATTGCCAAGCAGCGCAACGTGGCCATCGCCGAGAGCACCTACCTCGCCACGATGGAAACGGGCAACGACGTGAAGGTGGAGAACAACGCCACCGTGAAGGCCAAGGCGATTGCCAAGAACCCGTTCGGCTACACCAAGGACAACGCCGCGCTGGCCTCGTACAAGGGCGGCAAGCTGACCGCCGCGCGTTTCGCCGAGTGGGTGTCGGCCTATCCGCCGCAGTCGCAGATCCGTCCGCAGCTGGCCGCAGCCGCCGACACGCTGGTGGACAAGTTCATCCGGCAGATCGTGCGCAACGAGCTGGTGCTGCGTCAGGCGGACAGCGCCAAGTTCGTGCTCGACACGGCCGAGATGAGCAACCTGTTCCTCAACTTCAAGAACGCGGTCACGCAGACCTGGTCGCAGCTTGGGGTGGAGCCGGGCAAGCTCACTGACAGCACGGGCAAGGAAACGGACAAGGAGAAGATTGCCGGTGCGCGCATCGACGAGTACTTCACCAAGCTCGTGAAGAACGAAGTGCCGCTGGTCGAAGTGCCGTATCCGCTCGCGCGCGCGCTGCAGACCAAGTATCCGTTCTCGATCAACGAGGCCGGCCTCGACGCGGTCATCGAAAAGGCCAAGTCGGTGCGGGCCACGGCGGACTCGCTGAAGGCCCAGCAGGCGCCGCCGGCTGGCGCCCCGCCGATGGGTGCCCCGCCGGCCGGTGCGCCGCCGATGCCGGACACCACCAAGAAGTAA